DNA from Mustela nigripes isolate SB6536 chromosome 14, MUSNIG.SB6536, whole genome shotgun sequence:
GTCATGGCAAGCTATAGCCATGCCACCAATAAGATTAAGAAATTCTTGGAAATCTAGCTGCCCGTCAGAGTTGAGGTCCAGTTTCTTCATCATGCGGTCGAGGACACCAGGGTCCTTTTGGTTCTGCAAGATAACAATAAGTATCATAATGATCCTattagaaatacaattaatttatGTCACACTTTCTAAGATGCTTTCCATTATGTCACCACATTTTAGTCACACAAGAGTGTGCAGTACAGGGTAGGGGCTAGTAGCATTTCCACTTCCCAGACACTGAGACAGACTCAAACAGATGAAGTGACTTGCTGAAGGGGAAATCTGCGactagaatacacattttctggCTCCCCGCCCAGGGTTCCTCTGTGACGGGCACAGGCTGGCTATTCAAGTTCATAAAAGCAGAGGAACACCTTTGTCAAGTGTTGCATGCAACCGCAGTATATGAACTGTATGGAAGTGGAGTGAAGTGACAGGGAAGAAGGTGCAGGCCCCgatctgccccctcctccccttagCTTAGTGGCCAACACGTGCACACGCTCACAGCAGCTAGTGGCAAAGGGCTGCTTAAATTAGGAATTTAGAAAGTCAGTCCTTAAGTGGCACATGCGCCTTATGGCTACCACACTAGACTATGCAGGTATCCAGAACATTATTTCCATGATAACAGAAAGTTCCGTGGGCGGGACTTGCCTAGAAGCTTTGGGTTGGAcgaataaatttgaaaactatcCTATTACACCATTTACCATTTCATATGCCTTTTCCCTAAATGGAAGAAACAATTCACCATCCCTTGTGTCATGCAGTTTGATAACTTTgatctttaaaatacatcttactcaaaagaagaaaaggtccTTTAATAGTCACAGCACTCCGAGCCCTGGGGGCTCAGCCTTGTCCATGCTAGAGTGATTGAAGCAGGAGTGTGGGGGTCAGCTGCTGGGCCTTCACTTCTAGCCATTCTGCCAGCACCTTATTTAGAGCTCTGGGCAGTTTGGGGAATGAGGGTTGGGAGCCGGGAGCCATACCTTTGTGAAGGCAGCCAGTTCCGTATTCATGAAGGTTAGGAACTCTGTCTTGGAGAGCGTGCAGTTGTTACCCTCCTTTCCAGCAAACTTCTGGAAAACAGCAATCAGAGACTCGATGCACCGCTCGGTCTCAGTAGGGCTGGACATTTTTgcctttagagaaaaaaaaagtcagggctCAGACAAGGGCTAGATGCCCAGAGGACACTCTAGAGATCTCATACTTTCATTTCAGGGCAAAGCAGTTTCCTAAAAGGCTAGGTCATATTTTAAGGGGCAGAGGGCCCCaggacaaacacagaaagtcacaTTCTGTGAGCATGCCTTCCCTATCCATTCCCATGTTTATTCCGGGTGAAGCATATTGAGGGTACATACAAAGCATGTGGGTGTGTCTAAAAGTAGTAGACTGCCTAGATGAGAGTGAGCATGGCAGGCTTCATGATGTTTCTAGAACTTGTCAGTAAACATATGTATAACTATAGCTCCACAGATCCATAAGCACACCAAGCTCTGTCTagagattaaataatttcctattttctaagAGAATACAGAGACTATTGGGATGAATGAAATGGCAGCTTTTTAAATCAATactgaggggtgtctgggtggctcagttggttagatgacagactcttggttttggctcagatcatgaccttggttttggctcaggttatctcagggtcatgagatcgagccacACTcagggcgtggagcctgcttaagatgctctctctccttctgacccaccccaataaataaaaaaaaaagcaatactgaATTCCTGGGACTCTTGCATTTTCTAGAAGAACACTAAATGCATAGTTATTATGTGTGTGGTGGAAGATCTGAGAGCTTTTTGGATGTTCAAAAGCTTCATTCATATCAAAGGTTAGAAATCGTTAATTTTACATGTGAGAAACAGAGACATGAGAAGGTAATTGACATAGCAGAGTCACCCCTAGAATCTCAGCCTCCAGGTCCCTTTCTGCAGTTCTTGGTCTTTGTTCTAAGATACCACTAATTCCTACAGGAACAGCTGAAGAACTTCTCTGGTCACTTCAAAACACAAAGGTGGATATCAGGAAGGGAGCGCCCAGTCTGTCACACAGCTCACCTGACCTCTACAGAGCTAAACCTCAGCTGTGGTTGCACCAGGAGGAGCTGGGGTCAATTCTGCGCTGGGCTCTGCTTTCCTTTTAACAGAATCCTTCAGGGAAATCCTATTTTGCAGAGCCTTTGGGTCATTCCGGCTGGTACCTAGATCCCCCTGGTGGTTCAGACTGGCAACTGCAGGCTTTCTGGAAGACCTGCCCCCCTAGGCCCTTCCTCTGAGGCTTCAGGTATTAACAATGCTTTGCAGGGttcctgggtagcttagtcatttaagcgtctaccttgggatcaagtcctgctttaggcttcctgctcagcagggagtctgccttctctctctgcccctcccattgcTCATTCcgtctctattaaataaatacctaaaatcttgggggaaaaaatgatccTTGGATGGTGACATTTGCAATTTAGCAATGAACCTTTAATTTGGTTTTTGCAGAACTTCCTGGAGACTTTCAATCCCAGTAATTAGCGAGCTATGGACTGTAATTAATGTGCTACGAACTGATCTGAGCTTTAGCCACACAACTTTgggctccttccctcttccctgtagtgttttcatttgcagTTTCTCCATGTGCTTTACCAGCTAGCTGAGCTGCTTGGGGCTGATTGTATGTAGTAGTTATCTGTAATGCCCCTTCCAAGGTGGTTCTAATGAACTTTTCTGGAGGTGGATTCTTTCCTAACAGTCAtcttgttggaattttttttttttttttttcctcaagcaaAGAAAAACGTTTGTAAGTCCAGGATTTGGGAGTGAAACAGAATAAATAGCCTGGAAACAGTTGTATTTGCTCCACAGCCTTCCTTATCAGGACTAAAATCTCACATCTTAGTAATGTGTCAGTTGACAGGAAGAAGGTCAGCTGGGAGTGAATGCCAGATAAGGTAGAAGATTCCAGGCTGAGGAGCAAGGGCTTTCTGACCTTTCTCTAGGCCTGCAGATGCTACTCTGCCCCCTTTCCCTGTAGAATTCagattgttttgcttttctagttTCCAAGTggctttctgcattttttttttccttccttaacaTCAGGACTataatttagactttttttttctacttgaaaCTGTTGCTATCAActacagaagggaaaaaattaaaacctctgTATTTCTCCTCAGAGGTAATTTTCCAgagcacaaaaaaagaaacacaattacCAAATTACTGAAATGGAACTGCAAAATTTGTAGAGCAGAAGGGGGCTTGGGAGATGGTTCCAGGGAAGGGAGGCCCAGAGACAGGAAAGCTTTGCTCCGGGTGGAGCTGCGGCTGAGACAGAGGAGAACTGGATCTCCTGACCAGAGGCCAGCACTGCCCACGGCTCACTGCATCCTCACAGTTGTATTTGGCACCAtgataggaagaagaaaatggtgtGAGAGAACTGGATACTGTGAAAGAATTTAAACAATGCATGCTCGAATGTTGATGAAAGGGGtaagaaaaaggaatatgaaaatgAAGTAACACTTGAAAATGACTCCAGCACTGCTGttttcatacttattttttaaaaaagattttatttagatgtgtgagagagagagagcaagagagcatgcacaagcaggcagaatggcaagcagagatagagaagcaggctccccgatgagtaaggagcccgatctgggatcatgagctgagctgaaggcagacgcttaaccaactgagccacccagatccacttccttccttccttatgtctgtctgtctgtggcATGGATCCCAACCTGGGaattgatctcactaccctgagatcaagacctgaactgagatcaagagtcccacccctgatcaactgagccatccaagcacccttGTGTTGGActggcagaaagggctacttaagatggttAAAGTTCCTGCCACAAAACCTAAGCTCcaacaggagaacaaagacccaagcaggaatctgtAAACCCTCCCAACTGGGGCtcccgtggaccaatgggaccctgacaagccGGAATCTGAGAATGCCGCCTGGGGCTCCAGTGGACTAATGGGACCCCGACgagcaggcgaaatatccaaataaggtaaacttgccaaaagacccctgaactcTGCTCCAGGCCCCTTAAaagtctcctcctccctgccttgggcgctacttcccccactctgctttccagagtcgaggaacctcgcccgagggtgcccacctcctcccagcgcaactttcctggctccccttctgagccctgaaacttcgagGGGGAGTGTTTTTCTAATAAATcctgccttgcacccactttgcctggtgttgtgtttaatCTCACCGGAAAAACTTTACACCCTGCTGTTGTTCTTAACCAATGtgctctcccacccccaaagGATCTGTAATGGCAGATCTTCACCACCTACTGGTGATGGGTCCACCTTTTCAAGGTTCCATGCGACATTGTTACTCCCTTTTTGcatggaaaggaaggagggaaagagtagGCAGGGATAAATGTTGACACACTAGAGCAGAGTCTGGCAAATGTTTTGTACAGGGTCAAACAGTAAATATATTAGGCCACTGTGATCCATGtggtctctgtccctcctcttctGCAACGGGCCAGCAACCACAGACAACTggtaaatgaatgggtgtggccgtgtgctaataaaactttatttatggacaatTAACTTTGATTTTCGTATCATTTCACATGTCATAAAGTATTATTCTTCCTGTGATTTTCTTTCAACCACTCAAAGACATAAAATCCATTCACAGCTTTTGCGGGGGCGGGGATGTAACAGAAACCTCATTTGGCCCCTGGGCGGAAGCTTACTGACTCCTTTCACTGAAGAGGCCTTGGAGGAGGTAAATTTTGGAGGTGGCTTAATGCAAAAGTGAGAAATAGAGTTCGAAGTAGGCTGGCGGaaactgagaagagaaaaagagatggcGACGCGAGTCCCTGGAAAGATGGTGGGTTCAGAGGAAAAGGGCAGGAGGAACTCGGCCTGGATGGGGCTCCTCCCACCGTCTGGGCCGCATTCCGCTGGCTGGGAGCGGCATCAGCTTCAGGCTTTTTGAGTCCTGGCGGGTTGCCTAGCTCACCGAAACTGATTTTCCCAGGCTCCCACGGCTCAGTTCTGAGAAGTGTCCTTTTCTGGTCTACAGAAACAACTAGTGCCGCCGGACGCCCCTACGGCCCTTTCACTTGTCTCCCAGGGGCGGGCCAGGGGCCTCCAGCCCTTCCCCAGCGACTTCCCCACTTGCCGGTAGAGGGGGATCGGGCGTGGCGCCACCCGCGGGGTAGCGGTGCCGAGCGCAGCCCCCTTCTCCAGACGCGCACCAGCCCTCCGCCCGGGAGCCCGAGACCCTCCGGGGGGTCGATCCTCGGCGGCTATCGCAGCTATCACTTAGggctgcttccttcctgcctctccaccccaattccccccaccccacccccgattTATTTTTCCTGCCCTACTTCCTGCCACATCCACACAGAAACGAGAGATCGAGCATGGTGGAAAGCGCGGTGTGGCTCTTTCTATTGCAGCGCTTCGAAGACCAGAAAAAGTTCGGGCTTACCATGTGTTCGCGGGACGGGCGCGGAGTGGGCgtccggcggcggcggcgatgGCGACGGCgacggcggcagcggcagcggcgcAGCGAGCTCTGGGCAGCGGGCGGCGGGCTCCCGGCTCTCTGCGACCCGCCCCGCGCGACCGCTCCTGACTCACGCGCCCCCTCCCGCCAGTCAGCCTCCGCCTCCCGGAGCCGATCCGGACTTGTCCGCCCCGCCCGCGTTGCCCAACGCGCAGCTCACCCACGACGCgctctcttcctgcctgtggGCCTTGAAGATTTAAAGGGCTTTCCTGAGTTAGAAATTCGGCGTAGCCGTCTTGGGCGCGGTGTGCCCCTGTTTATGGTTCTTTTCCGTGTACGAGCCCGTTCTGCTCGTTCAGATTAGAGAGGCAGGAGGGCCCTTTTGTAAAAACGTGCAACGCGGAGTGTGGCCGTAACTGTAGAAGTTCCCTAGGAGCCGGGCTGTCTCTTCCTTCACGCTAAGGTTGGGTAATGGAGGAAGCAGTGGTGAGTCCTGCCAAGTGGAGCGCTGTTGTCTCAAACTTCTTCCCCTGAGACACTGAAACCCTCCAACCCTCAAACCACTGCAGTTAAAACCTGACCGGTGTGAGTAGGTATTTGTTCTGTGTGCAGTTGGCAGAAGCTCTGGG
Protein-coding regions in this window:
- the S100A11 gene encoding protein S100-A11 → MAKMSSPTETERCIESLIAVFQKFAGKEGNNCTLSKTEFLTFMNTELAAFTKNQKDPGVLDRMMKKLDLNSDGQLDFQEFLNLIGGMAIACHDSFTKSPHFRK